The Bombus vancouverensis nearcticus chromosome 11, iyBomVanc1_principal, whole genome shotgun sequence DNA window tgctAATATCATAACTACATCACAAGATATTTGTTTGttgtattattttcttttacttgtacttaatattaaaattcttctgGATATCACTTTTATAACATGGAGCGAAAAATGTATCTGATCGGAAACTTTTCctaagaataaaatttttttatgatGTTTTTCAAAACACGAGAGAAAAATGGATTGAATCATTATAAATTCAATGCTTTACGTTATAAATTAGCTTGCAGGGAAACTAAATAGAATATCAAGACAGTTTTCAAAGAACAGATACGAGATACTTGGGTTCCGGAGAGGTTTCAAATTTCTGAGGAGCATAGGAAATTAATGATCATGGCAAAGAGGCCTCATAAAGAGACCAGAGAAGATGCTGGAAAagtcgaataataaatttataaattaatgttacCGAGATCGCTGGTATAGTCCGTTGTGTACGTTCCATCTTTGATCTCTCGTTGCAGTTCCAAGATTCTGGCCAGCGCCAACTGCAGATACTCTTTGGCATTCGGCTCCTGTATAAACACCACATGAGTATACACGCTCTTAAATACTTAGTTTATATCTTACAATTTCCAGAATCGATAATTCACTCATAATCGACATTCACGCTGCACTCATGGAATTTACCTTCATCGGTTTGGCCTTCTTGCTATCGTTGTTTCTATCTGCCAAACACGGAGCCTGTATCGTACCAATAGAACACAATTAAAAACTGAACGTGTAAACAAAAAGCCTTTTTCTCCAACCACTTACCGACGAATATCTTTTCATTCTTACTGAGACACAACGAAACCACGAAACAACTTCACCATCGATCCGCTAACGACCTTTCACGAACGACTTCACGCGATAACACTTTCTTTGTGGCACAGTATTAACGGTAGTCAAAAATAAATTCCTGCTCTCGGTCTTAAGCTTCTGCTGCTTTTCTCTTCCTCCCTAGATCAGAGATGTTTCCCCTTCGAGCTAATGGTCCTTTTGTCCATCCAGATTCTTCTCCTTCCCCCAAAAGACGATTCTTTCCTCGTTTCAGagtacggtagttagaaatgtAGGAAGACCGTTGACTGGCGTCGATGGGTATCGACTAACCACGTCCAAATCGTAGCAGTCCCTTGTTGCAGTAGAGACTGCTGCGAGGGTGACGGTTTGCCATGGCTTCACCCTCTCTCCGCTCCCCTTTCAAAACCCCTAGAAACGTGCCCCTTGCACTGGGCCACCCCTGCAGATGCGAACCATTGTATCGGGAACCCCTGTTTGTTCGACGCGTGCCCTGTGCCCGATAAAAACGGTTGGCACGCGCCCCTTACTCGAAACTCACAGCGAATACGTTACAGACATCCCGGAACAGCGGCCATAGAATTGGTGTTTGTTACCCGTTTCACCGAAGATTGCGGGGATAAGACTCTGATAAATCTTGCCCCACTGGTTACTATCGATTCTTACGCAAAATGGAAACAAAACTGTACAATGGAATAAAGAATGGTTTATTCGTGGGAGTAAGGTTGAAAAGACGTGGAAGTGCTGTGTTAACTGGGCAGGGTTTTGGTTTGTTAATGTCATGGTAATTGGTCGTTGGCATCTGCACCAGATTTTTAAGTTTTTCGTATTACGTATACATCTGTTCATAAGTATTAGGATACTTGatataacctaacctcaattcTAAGCTGAGTTATTTAGAAAATTCTTcagttttatgaaatacatatttattgcACACTTTTTGCTGCTAGTGCATGCCTGGTATTCGTATCCTTCTTGCAGCCAACGCGGATAGGagatatttgaaatttcttaGAAAAATACCTTTCTCGATAATTTTTTACGTAAAGTTCCAACACGTGGCTTACCGTGCTTTTTTCAGAATTACGCATCATTATCGATCACAGCATCGTTTCATTTCCATTTTGCACGTTGCACAGAAATTTTTCTCGAGTTCTTCCCATGTTTGCCTTTAACCAGCCTTCGCCTGTTCCGAGTAAAACACGAGCTCTCGAAACGACTGGCACGTTCATTTTCTTCGTAAGGTCAGGGCTACACGAGCGTTGCAACGACGTCCGTTGCAGAAATATATTGTCGTATATTGAAGCGCACAGGCTGAGAATGTGAGTCGCTCCAACATACAACAATGTACTTCTACAACGGACGTCGTTGCAACGTTAGTGTGATACCGGCCCGAAACGACGTCGTAGTGGAGAACAGTACACCGCACAGTCTGTTAAAGTGGCTGTCTCTGACCGGGAAAAATCATAACTTTAACAATACAAGTCAGACGCTACTTTTCGCCtgtaataaatttttcaaattcacGGACACTGTCAACACTCTACATTTTAACATGATTTAATTATACCCAGTTACTAGTAGGTTGTTCAGAAAGTTTTGTAGTTCTGTTATTATGAACTTCTATCGAATAATGAACAAATACTGTTCCAAGTTGGCTACTAAAGAGAATCGAAGAGAAACATAGAAAACTCgttaataaaacaatttccttTTCCCAGCGAGACGAGCTCTATATCTTTCACTTACTGGATATAGTATATACAATAGTCTGGTCATTTATTCATTGTGATCTTTACGAAACCTATAAGAAAGAGACACACAAAAAATTAGATACCCAAGAATCTTGTAAGAACTATTTACGCTGACCTTACCAAAAAAGACGAATAGTTTTTGAGGATAATATTCATGAAGTTACAGATGACAAAAAGTCATGGAAAGAGACGGtgcatatattattaaaaaatgctAATTTTACGAGAATACATTCCTTTTAAATTTTTCCTAACCTTCGTTATGAATTTTcagaacaacctaatataagtATCGTATCTGCAAACTATTTACGGACCGTGTTCCGTAATAAACTAAATCtacttaaaaaaataaatatagtaaCTCGAATAGCTAAGCATTAGGCGATATTTGGCACAGTCCGCGCAGTGTCCGGTCACTTTTTCGAACGATCCAGAAAGCCAACTTAACACACAGCACGCTACGTCTAGTGGGAATAACAAACCCGAGTCCTGTCCGTagatatgaatttttattctcGCCACACAGAAAGATTAGGGTCGTATGGTACAAGTCAGTTGGTTATGTCCAGGTATTTacatattccaaccttgtatcGATTCACTTGGAAACGCTTCCGTCGTTGCGTGGCCTAATTACAGTTATAATAGGGGTATCGAGAAGACGTCCAGACGTTATCTGAACGACGAGAACGTCTATAACGTACGGAAACGCGACGGCCAATAGACGTGCGATGCTAAATCCTGTTAACAGGGGTGCACGTCAAACAGGAATTCTCGATTAACAAGCGAAGGGGGCAAGGTCGTCAGACAGAACACAATTAATGCACACAGTCCCTTCTAACGCCCTCTCTAATTAAATTTCACCACGCGATTCAATAACGTCGGGATCCTCTCTTCTCTTACGTGCGTTGTTCAGTTTGCCGCGATACAATCCGTCGAATGGTTTCATTCAAGGATCGACGCGATGCAACGCGGTAAGTATCGTAATAAGGAAAGGATCGGAGAAATGGCGGGAACCAGAATTTGGAAAGGATGGGGAGAGGCTGGGAAGAGGGAAGAGTTGCAACTGGCTAAGGCTATCGACAGGCCGCAATGAATTAATTCGTTTCCATCGGCTCGAGAAAGGGATAATTGAGATTCGATAAAGGAGGACTATTTTTTTAATCTGGAAATTGACTTAGCGATCAATCGATATTGCCAAAGGTAAGCTCAAAAATAGTTCAGGTTTGTTATCGACAATTAGTCAAACGATCGAAAGATAATTGTTCAAAGCGATTGGAATATTAGTTACCGCTTGTCTCGAGAATGTCCTATTATTCGTGTTATGTGCTCGCGTACCTATACCGATGTACAGAGGCATGAACGAGGCAATTGGTCGAAAGTGTTCTTTGTATCAATGGCTTTGTTTCGAGAGCCGGTCCCTCCTGATACCGAAATGCGGTAATCAATTATATTACACTATTATTTTACGTCGAAGTCAATTAATGACGTTGAAAATCCTTAAGCTAAAAGCTGAAGCTGCACTTCGtcgatcaaataaaaaattatcgcGATTGCACGTGCAgatttacgtatatttatagttaCAACGAAGAATTCGACTCATGTATTCATTGTCTCTCGTAATTCAATCATAATCGATCATTAATCATAATTGAAACATTCAACGTAGATCTACCTTACTTGCGAATGGTCCTCGATTTTTAACAACGTTTAACGTTAGTCTTCATCGTGCTGACATCTCGAGATCGTTTTGAAAAATGCATTACGATCTAGAGTTTCAAGTCGGTCTCGTGGTTCCGTCACTTGTTAACTCGTAAAGAGCGGTCGAGTTCAGTTCCTGAGTGTTTCTACGGAATATCGAGCCGAAGCTGGTTTCGTTGAAGTTGTCTCGTCCAACCATTCGTTTCCTTTGTGAAAATTTCGCTCTTCGATTGCCATTCCTGTCTGAACTGTTCGTTTCTGTTCGACAGACGCTTAACCTCCTTCTCCTCAGGCAACAACAAAGATATCTGttgaatctataagcaaaaccTTGTTCATCGGTCAGTACGAAACTTTATATTCAGATATGAAAAGCTTTCTGTTTGTTTTTGAAttgtttgtttccttttttaggttttcggtTTACAAAcgtgtttgtttacaggtgtgTACTCGTTTATACTGCTTGGTTGTTTGTTTAGTCAGTTATGATGTAGAGATAGTGAAATGAGTATGGATATGTTATCATCTCATGCAACATGTAgtatagaatataatataataattagaatgctgatatttatgcatttcaaaatatttaaacaacatGGAAAAAGGTAGAAGGGGAGTGGAACAAAATTCTGTTTAGGTTCCATTTTTCTAATCGTGTTCGTAAGaacataaatttgcataaacatctccagtctatatataatattttaaggaGAATGTGTGCCTCGACTTGTTATTTCTATTTACAATGTTTTAGGTTTAATGACTGACATTTGATAGGATGCTTATCTTGTCATACTCGCCTCTTGCGAAATGTTCCGCTGACAAAATATAGAGCGATGGGATTGACACAGCTGTTGATGAAGCTCAGACAGAAACCAACGATCCTGAAGGCATGCCAATAGTCATCGTAGTCTTGCTCGGATGATGGACAAAAGTGGAACCACATCATAAACGTGTGGTACGGTAGGAAACAGATGAAGAAGATAACTACAAAGGCGATCACCATCTTTCCAACCTGTTGATCACAGCGAACGAAAGATACGTATTAAACTGGGACAACTAACCTGATATTTGGCCTAATtagttaaaatttaattattagaaaCCTAGATTAGAATATTTTTTAGTAAGATAGTAAAAAATCTGAGATAAATAGTTAAATGTGGATTACGCATTACAATATTACTTCTTAAATTCTGAAATAAGCAGAAGATTTTCTCTATCGCGTTCTTATTTTTCTCTTCCGTCATTTTCTTCTCTATGATCCATTTCCTACTCTCTCGCTTCGTTTCCTTCCTTGCTTCTCTCCATTTTCGtcttttgtttttcttcctttccttctctACTTTTAgcttcgcttttcttttttcccttagTTGCCTTCTTTTCCTGTCGTTGCCTTCGCTTCACCCCcttttcttccattttctttctattttcttttcttcctccctCTTTTCTATCATCTTACGCGATGAACAGATAAAGATTTGACATGACAACCAGCGCTTGTCAGCAAGTTTTACGATATGTCcgtttaaaaatatctataataagATTTCGCAGGTATCTGCCTCAGATCGATCGCGACCTTAGCAGGTTTAGTCATCGTTCAATCGATCCTGTAAATATGCTTTCAACGTCTCAACACCGATGTCGTTAGATAATACGCCTTTGCTTCAACTTTTGAAATATTACGTCAAATAAATTCTCAAGTTCGATATTTAACTTCTTTCACAGAAGCCTTTTTTATCTGAAAGATAAATAGAGATTAACTGGAAGAAAACGTCGCCAAGAGAAATAGTCTTTTCACAGCCGAGGAACAAATCTGGGAAGAGTGCAGGCGTTCTAGCATCTACGAAAAATAAAGAGGCGATAACTCGTAGTCGTTCGAGCGAATGGATCATTTTGATTCGCATGCAGCGTGTCTTGGTATGGATCGCCAGCGGATAGCAGTTAAATCGAATCTCTCGTCCAGGCGTAATTCTCAGCCGTTATCTAGAGGTGATTTGTCATCACTGTATTTATAGGCCAATCGATTACATTATTTGTCCGAATTGTTCCATGAAATTGTATTAATCTCGAAACTCTATTTTCACGAAACATAGCTACCGTTATTACTACTACGAAATGGCTTTTTGTTATCAAAATGGATTAGAGAATGGTTGAATGCATTTGACAGACGAGAACATTGGAAAAGTAGAAGTAAGAACCGTGGTTATTGAAGGTTGCGTCGTATCTTCGCTAGACACGCTTCGATGCCACCTTCTATCGAATCAGTCGAAGTGAATCAGAATATCGAGCCGCCTGTGAAGTGATTTTTAAATCAGATAACAATGACTTTCTGTTATCGAGTATTTTAATACATTGACTTGGTGTATTCGATCAAACCATTGCACCCACGTtgcataaaaagaaataaatttctattgaaATAACAATTGGTCGAAAGTGTTGATCAAATATGCGAACGATAGTCATCTTAAATTGTGTACGAagttttcaaataaattattattttatatgcaaTAGAAACGAGGAAGACGAAGAGTTGGCTCGTTGAAGAAACTTCATTGGTCGATACGTCGATATACTTTAAGATGATCGACCGTCACTTTTCATTCAAACACAATACGAAAAGTGAAATTGGATTACATGTTAAAGATATTGCCAGAGAATATCCCGATTTATAGTTTTATAATTAGCGTTATAATTAGTTTATAGATTTATAATTAGCGTTCTATCCCGGAAGTTATGGAACGCCTTCTTCGAGTTGTTGGACTAGACTTGTTTCATCGATACTTAACTGTATATTGGCTTAAGGTTGTATTACACAATCTTATTATTGATCGTATCGAAGATTGCGTAAGTAAAGTATAGTTTATAACAATTGCACCATCGACTCGAGATTTGCGCTAAATTAATTCCGCTTCTTCTTGCACCTTGTTACTCGGGTACATGATGAGCGTgacattttttcaaaataaataattcacgTCTATAACTCGATTTACATCACAGTTTAAGTaacaatttattacaatttaaatttatttacaagTTGACTGCATATATAAGCAgtgtaatttcataaaaatatcatacaGGTAGCAATTTCAATTACTCTTTTCTACACTGGTATACCTGTATACCTTTTGTGTCAAAATTAGATTTTActtgaaaattatataatttcataataatatcGATTTACTCTACCTTTTTGCGTGCTCGAATTTGCTCCAGCCGATGACATCCGGTGGATAATTCGCCGGGCATGTTCCTGGTGGATAGTTCGAGGTGTCGTGCCATTCCCAGATAGAATCCTGTTATAACGAGAAACGGTATCGCGTAGTAGGCCAGGAACTTGAATAACACCATCCCTTTCTTATAGCTCTTCCCTGCGTTTCAGAACgagaaataaattatacgaCTTCGTGGGTGTGACACACGGAGAAATGTCCAAGCGGAGATCGTAAACGAGCAGCTATTTCGCTTTCTGTGTGTTCAGTTTAGGCAAAGAATAGTTGCTCTTATAATTCGTTCCCGGATTGAGTAGAATAGTTTTTTTAATCCGGATAGAAATATTTCAGCGTGTGAGATACTCACCGAATTCCACGGGGAAAGGGCTACAGATCTGGATGCTGTAGTTAGTCTTTATATCTACGATCAGCACATGAGAGAAAACAGCACCTGGCATCGCCAGAACAATCGCCAGCACCCAAATAAGGCAGGCTATTAGTATCGTTAATGGTTTTGCACTCAATCCGGCTACATGGCGACGAATGGGATTTACGATCGCACAGTACCTACGATGCAACACGAGcatatctttcttttatttgtaaatcaatttttattggGACTTTAACCCTGAAATACTACAGAACGGAGTAATTTATACTCCACTTAAATGTTTCTTTTAGAGATGCCTGTTGTGCGTGTAGTTTTATTACTGTTAAGAAATGGTTGCTATTTATACGTTCCGAGCTGTCCCATGCAACAAATATACCAACTGTAATATTAATATGTTGGTAAGATAGAAATCTTAGATTATATATAGATTTCtgttttacaatttatttattattttactatttattatattattttatttgcttTATTACTAAATTTATCACTATTGGGCAAGGATGTTTAACGTCTTCTGTTTTATTAAACTTCACTAACGATACTAATTCAAATGTGCAAATAGATGCTGATAATTATTTGACATGGAAgaaatccaaattatttagCAACGTATCGTTTGTTCGAAATGAGCGTTGTGTTAATAAAATGATATGTAATTTTCAATATAACGTTAAATTGGATTGTGTATAAATGTAGTATTGCAGGGTTAAGATCATCTTGTCTGATCAAATGAATTCTTCAGTTATACTTTATTTTAACGTTGAACTTTCttattaatgtaaattaattgATTTTCTTAACAGCGCAAAGGAAATTGGACGTTTAAGATTTCGTTTCGATTACTGATTAAACGCACGAACAACTAGTCGGTCGATTGGTCCATTAATGGGACGGAACTTCACTAAAGTTAGGACGGCCAGCCTATCCCTGAGACAACAATTTCCTCAACCGTAACTGGGTTTGACAACTTACCTCTCGGCTGATAACGCGGTCAGAGTGAAAACTGAGACACCGATCGAAATATCCTTGGCGCACTCCGATAATTTGCAAACTGCCAGGCCCCACGGCCATGACTCGATTGTGTATAGAAGAGACGTGAACGGTACACTCGTTATGATCACCTGAAATACACGAAAGTTAAAAAGAGAAGGTACAcgtgtattgtattgtattgtatttccACGGTCAATTGTACTCGTGTTATTCAATCTACCCTTTatcgaaattttattcgaatatttttctgtaCTTTTGCGAAATTTGATTGAATACTACGAATATGTGGGAAACGTTTGAAAATCTGTTTCGTTGAAAACGATGCCTTTGAAATTTCGATAGGTGAGagcaataaaataaacaatactCAATATTATATTTGTACGGCATCGGGCATATAGTAAAATTATTAGAGAAACATTTATCAGGATTCATTGTTATcgagaaaattaaaataaaaaggaatcCGCGATAATGATACAGGAAAgtctattaaaaatattcgtgATGAATTCACGTTCCACGTCCTTTTAACATACCGTGTAACGTTCACTCAATTTGCGAAAAAAAGATTCCTTCATTAACTCGCTAAATTTCACCTGAAATACGGACATCTCTGATGAATTTCGAGATAAAAGGGGAATATTAACAGGAACGTTTTgtattgaatattataataaaaaatgtagatTAAGCGAATTTTCTGCAATTTTATGCGGGATGTACAAATTTCGTCGTATGATCGAACACTCAATTATGCTGTTGCTCTCTTTTCTCAGTGGTAATCGTgaaatacacattttctttgTGTTTGAGTATGATCGTTCGAACACTATAAtcgagaaaatttttatttatgattttCACACATGATATCGTATGGACCGCATTAATCTTTGATTATTCTCCATCCGGCTATAAATTGTCCATGGATCAGGATGTATAGCTACATATATCATAAAGTAAGCTCGATATCCACGAAAATAAGCGCGTTTATAATCGAACTCGTTATTGGTCCACGATTACGTGTCCAGAACGACGGAATTTTAACGGCTGATTCAAGGTGTCATATAACATGTGCTTCTTTTAGACGCGTATTATTTAGTAAATAATACGgtgatttatgaaaatatttgaatatttttaaaaatttggaaatttcgtTACTAgactatcatgattatattggtaatatATGTAACAAACTAAAGAACAcgtatagaagttacaagatatttatttcaAGCATACAATTCGCAGAAATCGCTatatcatataaaaatatattgtattatacaaGAATAATTATGAATTTCTAAGAGACTTAAATTCTtctatattatatgttataataaaGAGTAATGTCTGCGTTTCCCATGTATTTGTACGATATAatcaattttatcaatataatcacGACAATCGACAATGACAATAAAACTGTCATAATATATATTCAGAAAAATTTTCTGTGATGGGTCTTCAGATGCTTTCGTGCGTTATCGTACCTACTTACATTCTACGCGAAATCGATGACGGAGAAAGTACCGGATGTTCTGAACTCGCTCGCGACAGATTTATACGCGCGATCCGACAGTCTGAATAAATTCGATATATCGCCAGGATACAAATGACATGGGGTCCTAGCAACATTTTCCGATTGACGGGAAATCGAAATGTAAAGAGGATCCCGACGAAGGAAGGAAAGATTTTTCTCATCTATATTCGGAATATTCATGGATTGTTAGTTTCCACCATTTCAGCTTTGTCGCAATTTATTTCCAACTTATTGGACATTCATtttgatttattatatatatttatacgcgGAATACAATGGGTAGCAGAGGGCTTTTTCAAGATATATGAATCATAACCACAAGAagtacaattaaatatttatcccTTCCGTGTTAGTGAGCTGATGAATCTTTTGATTGTGgcttgcaagaataataatagaTTAGTTTAATTTTACCCAGTTAATTATTCATATAGAAATatgtttttacaaaatttatgctatgaatttttgaacacattttatattttatgggAGGAAACTCTCGACATGTTTTGTCCATCTGAACGTTTCTCAAACGTGCATGAAATCTTTCTCCATTTTATTCGACGTCAGAGATACCTTTTTTTAACGTCGGTCTTGAATGATACATTAGAGATAATATATACACATCCTGTCCTTCCTTACCAAAAGATCGCCCAAAGCCAACGAAAGCACGTAAATGTTGGGCACATTTCTCATGCTGGCGTCGCTCAACAAAGTAAACACCATGATTCCGTTTCCAATTACACCCACCACCAAGATTAATAAGAATATCACAGGTACTATGTACGTTTCCGGGCGCTGATCGTATGGAACGTAATTATTGTCCTCCTTGTTGGGGATCGTTGCATTCAGATTCACAGCCATCTGTAAAAGAATAAATCCACGTCTTTTCCATTCTTGAATATTCAACCTCAGTCACTGCAATTTACTCCCTTTTACCACGTTAAGGACAACTTGAAATTCTTCAACATTTTTCCagcaaatttatttatttttccgcGGAATAACAAAGCAAACTATGcgttatgtattttatttccattttcaaACGTCGAACGCGCGT harbors:
- the LOC117153189 gene encoding neuromedin-B receptor, whose amino-acid sequence is MAVNLNATIPNKEDNNYVPYDQRPETYIVPVIFLLILVVGVIGNGIMVFTLLSDASMRNVPNIYVLSLALGDLLVIITSVPFTSLLYTIESWPWGLAVCKLSECAKDISIGVSVFTLTALSAERYCAIVNPIRRHVAGLSAKPLTILIACLIWVLAIVLAMPGAVFSHVLIVDIKTNYSIQICSPFPVEFGKSYKKGMVLFKFLAYYAIPFLVITGFYLGMARHLELSTRNMPGELSTGCHRLEQIRARKKVGKMVIAFVVIFFICFLPYHTFMMWFHFCPSSEQDYDDYWHAFRIVGFCLSFINSCVNPIALYFVSGTFRKRFNRYLCCCLRRRRLSVCRTETNSSDRNGNRRAKFSQRKRMVGRDNFNETSFGSIFRRNTQELNSTALYELTSDGTTRPTRIDGEVVSWFRCVSVRMKRYSSAPCLADRNNDSKKAKPMKEPNAKEYLQLALARILELQREIKDGTYTTDYTSDLGESSSEEDLTNEILRKVFENLPGTPDSVETIMNRVTNSKLNKPQLDAIHGKRIQLLGYDTCRRATVGFMKNVLRETKWDVNSKSSQSNYSGFRLGIYSRNEPRVAHCRTGLWKSTSSHDQEIQDRMLRSLDLHLASKQRDYTAKLMQSGV